The nucleotide sequence AATCTCACATTGTTAATCAAAGTCTcgatataaaaattctcataaTGTTGATTAAAATCTTGATGTAAAAATCTCATGAAGTTGATTGAAATCTTGATGCAAAACATGTCATCAAGTTCATAGAATTTACATTTCATGAAAGGTCATTTaatgtttcaatattatttaccaAAAGTTAATATTGAAATCTTGATGGAAAACATTTCATCAAGTTCatagaatttatatttcatgaaacatcatttaatatttctaaatttgtcccAAGATTCAAGATTACATTTTACTAAACATTGTATTACAACATTACTTATTccaagatttatttaaaaaatagcttcatttaaaaaaatgcaaatatgtTGCTGCAGCAAAAGATTCTCGCTAATCTATGAATTccttatatttctacattttcttcgAACTGTATCAAGAAAAGAATTACGTTCCGTAACATGGGCTACTGTATGTACTACATGTTCGCAGTAGAAACACGCATCTCGGCAGCCattttaaataatgaatgaATTATCAGCCACGAACGACAACACAGATAAGTCACGTGTTTTAGCACAAGTTTTGGAAAACAGTGAGAAagtaattaaagaaataaaattttatcgcaAAGAAAGGTGTTAAAATATTCACATCAATAAACACTGGACACAGGAAATGAATAAAATTCCGAACACTGTTCATATTCTTACATTCAACTGAATTTAATAGTCGAATTATTTTAGCAAAAGAGGAAATCGAATTAACTTGCACACCAAACGATAATGATAGAAAATTCATTGTAAATGACACGTGTTATTTCTGTACACTAATTGAACCAGCTTTCGATTGGACACGGTGTATATTGCATAACATATGGCAGTACGATATTAATGACAAAGTTGGAGTCACAAACAAGATTACGGTGCGTAGGAACGAACGGAACTGGAATTCCCGCGGAAAAATCAAAAAAGAGAAGCAACGCAGATGGACAATGCGGCAACGGAAGAAAGAAGAGGGAAGGTGGTTTTGCGTTAATGTTATATAACTGCGAATAGCGCGTGTGTAAAGATCGATAGCTATAAAAGCAGCAAGATGAAAGATCCGAAGCACAGTGCATCGTAAGTGCTTTTCAGTTCTTCACGATGGCTGAGAAAACGCTCGGCTGTCTTAGGACTTTGCTCCTACTTTCCTTTGTTTCCGCCCTTCTGGCGGCGCCACCTCCAGGTGAGACCACATGTTATATTGTTTTATGCAATCTAGGAAACCTTTTGAAGTTGCATAAAATTGCAACCTTCGATTTCATCTTTTCAAAGTCGTTCAGTTAagtcattttaaaattcaaccACAGTTCATTCTAAACATTCGTCGACAAACTTTCAATTAATTACAAATCTTCATTGATCTCGATGACAAATTATTCTGACAATGAATTTTTGTGGATGCAATCTAGAACTCAGAGGTGTCGAAATGTTTGGGTACATTTACACTACACTGTGGTGtagcaaattttattattttagattttttattaatacagacagtcgatttttttaatattatgaataGAATTGCTTAGCGTTATTTCGACTCTAGTGTCATCCATGTATGTCATTGAAAATGAATATGACATTGAAATGTATATGAACAGAAAGTGTCACATTGAAATGTAGTGTAATTGAGTGTATTACTAGGAAAGTTTGATAAAAGGAAAACAAAGTATAGTGCACACTTACTGTAATATTTGCTGTGACATttaattttgattgcatgaacgttaaatttaattttgacaaagtttacaattaataaaatcatatcttttatcatattttaatgCCATTTCATAGAATCGATGATCATAACTTTATTACTGTACACATTTTTTAACAGAAATTGCATTTACGTGACTTTAGTTGTTAAATTAACAACTTAATCGTGTTAGGAAGAACATATATTGATCATTTTCACTGTGATATGTAATTgtgcaattatatttatttagaattagAAACAACCACGGTATCTTCCGATGACGGGCCTACTTTATCGACTAAGCTGGAACCTCCTGCGGCATCGGAAGATGAAGATTACAAGTACATTGTTTACTTGATAAATCTGTCCGGGGTGAAGAATGAAAGTGGTGAGACTGCGGAAGAAACGTTTGACAATCAACTCATAGAAACAGTTCCGGAAATAGCAGGtaattaaacatattatttgttattacacGTCATGTAAAATGTAGATGAAAAAATATCTTACAACTTTTTAAGATAAGGGAAATAAAAGACTGTCAATTTATTCATGCACCTCGAATTCTTTCAACTGCTAAAATTctgtgttttggaatttttttaaatcgtacgtttgtgaattttttcatttgcaaatttgtgattttgttaatttgtaaatttgtgaagttgtaactttgtaactttgtgaatttctaaacttgtaaatttgtaattttgtaacctTGTGAacttttaaacttgtaaatgtgTAACTCTgtaactttgcaactttgccaatttttaaatttgcaaaggataactaaaaattcatcaaaactTACAAACAAATAAAATCACCAACGGCCAAATGAAAATACCAGCATCACAGTAACCTCCATGAAAATAAAATCTCTCGAAACTctcaatacaattaaaatcaatttcTTAGAAACAACAAGAAATTAACAAGTTCGtttacaaacacaataacaatacaaACGTTAACACaatgcaaaatttgaaacaggACCATGGTCAATGGTGATGATGATCGTCAATGTTGACGAAAAGGGCAACGAAACGAAGGTTCCGATGGACCTGAACGTCGCCGCGGACAAGTTGAAAAAACCCCGGGGCGTGAAGATCCAGAAGCTCGAAAAAGATGGCGAGACCAAAGCGCTGAAACTAAAAGTAACCAGCACCTCGGATCTGATGCCAAGAAAGGCATCAGAGACACTGAAGAAAATTCGTAACAGGAGGACTACTTTTGGAGGACACGGAGGTGGATTTGGAGGAGGTGGATATCCAGGTGGTGGTGGATGTGGAGGAGGAGGATGTGGAGGAGGTGGCTATCCTGGAGGCGGCGGTGGCTATCCCGGAGGTGGTGGTGGCCACCACGGAGGTGGAGGCTATCCTGGAGGCGGCGGTGGCTATCCCGGAGGTGGTGGTGGCCACCACGGAGGTGGAGGCTATCCTGGAGGACATGGTGGATGTGTAGGAGGAGGATGTGGAGTCTATCTTCCAAAGTATCCTGGTTATGGCTATATACGTTAACTCTATACGTTATGATTCATTGTGAGTTTTTGAAGATCATGAAACCTCTAGCTTTCTTTCGTCTAATAAGTGTGTAATATATGTTTAAGTAaaccaaataaatatacattaataataaaagtgtcaAGTTTATAAGCtaaacttatatttttgatcCAATAACTTAACAGTGACATTTACTTTGTTATTGTCGAGTAAACTCGTCGTCGTTCGGTTTCGGCGACACATAGGTGCGCTCTCGCAAAATAGGTTGCCACAGCTAACTAGTTAAACTACGTTCCTAAATCACAGTTTTTAAGCTAAATCACATATAGCTTTTTCAAGCAAAGTGTTTAAAAAACTGTGGTTTTTCGTTATCAATTTGAGGTCTATGATATTCTGGCTCTGGTGAAgaaaacattttgataattcttgataataattacacgctttgtgaatatattttgtacacttttatgattgaagaatggtcagcaatgcattatttacatggttcgataatgaaagttcataaataatgttcgggtaacgagtaattaattattttcagtcAACATTCCGATACGTAAGTACATGAGCcacctatgtcaattctactccGCATGCagagtgcaatatttcggcactttgacgacgtagtatcgttcctgaggcatttagaaacaaatttccatTAGGGTTTGATACGTTCTGATGCCTAATAaaaccagaaaatcaatttttgtcgaattcggtccaaaacggtacaaaactaaaatttcaattttctccgaaattaggcaattttacgtatttctgaaggtcagaaattgttctgtgacctctctagaaCCTATATAATGCCGCAAGAACCTCCTCAAatcgctagaaaagaaaatagaaaaatagtccaaaacatggactaaaaaattagcgtccatctagcggtgaaagttggaactacaaaaatataaaaaagcgattttctcgaaaattagcgaactttgagtacctctgaggctcagaaagtgttatgtgatcgcattagaagcaaaataaagcaataaaactctcttgaaagctttaataaagaaaataaaaaaaatgtcatt is from Megachile rotundata isolate GNS110a chromosome 2, iyMegRotu1, whole genome shotgun sequence and encodes:
- the LOC143265821 gene encoding uncharacterized protein LOC143265821 isoform X1 yields the protein MAEKTLGCLRTLLLLSFVSALLAAPPPELETTTVSSDDGPTLSTKLEPPAASEDEDYKYIVYLINLSGVKNESGETAEETFDNQLIETVPEIAGPWSMVMMIVNVDEKGNETKVPMDLNVAADKLKKPRGVKIQKLEKDGETKALKLKVTSTSDLMPRKASETLKKIRNRRTTFGGHGGGFGGGGYPGGGGCGGGGCGGGGYPGGGGGYPGGGGGHHGGGGYPGGGGGYPGGGGGHHGGGGYPGGHGGCVGGGCGVYLPKYPGYGYIR
- the LOC143265821 gene encoding uncharacterized protein LOC143265821 isoform X2; the protein is MAEKTLGCLRTLLLLSFVSALLAAPPPELETTTVSSDDGPTLSTKLEPPAASEDEDYKYIVYLINLSGVKNESGETAEETFDNQLIETVPEIAGPWSMVMMIVNVDEKGNETKVPMDLNVAADKLKKPRGVKIQKLEKDGETKALKLKVTSTSDLMPRKASETLKKIRNRRTTFGGHGGGFGGGGYPGGGGCGGGGCGGGGYPGGGGGYPGGGGGHHGGGGYPGGHGGCVGGGCGVYLPKYPGYGYIR